In Papaver somniferum cultivar HN1 chromosome 1, ASM357369v1, whole genome shotgun sequence, a genomic segment contains:
- the LOC113320914 gene encoding E3 ubiquitin-protein ligase RGLG2-like isoform X2 produces MSRYTQIDDNYDSIEQVVLALIQAGLESTSLIVGIDFTKSNERKGAISFNNKSLHHIGEVTNPYELAVTVIGETLSALNSEDNNLIPCFGFGDESTVDEDVFSFYSDQRPCIGIEEVLDRYRELVPQVRLADIVENSGRRYHVLLIIADGQVTRSSNTGIGQLSLQEQETIDAIVKASAYPLSIVFVGVGDGPWDMMKEFDNNIPHRTFDNFQFVNLTEILNQDISIEQMHSEIALAALMEIPSQYLATLELQGLGHRHERWRSPLPPPINHQQSPLPFPTGQQPRDCFANSDTSSNSRSAEDTREEAVCPICLDNSRDLAFGCGHRTCQECGSELSLCPICRTPISIRIKLYS; encoded by the exons ATGTCAAGATACACACAGATTGATGATAACTACGACAGCATAGAACAG GTGGTATTAGCTCTTATTCAAGCTGGTCTAGAATCCACAAGTTTGATCGTTGGGATCGATTTCACAAAGAGCAATGAGCGGAAAGGGGCTATATCATTCAACAACAAGTCTCTTCATCACATTGGAGAAGTGACAAACCCGTACGAGCTAGCAGTAACAGTTATTGGGGAAACTCTTTCAGCTCTGAATAGCGAGGACAATAATCTCATCCCTTGTTTTGGATTCGGAGATG AATCAACAGTTGATGAGGATGTATTTAGTTTTTATTCAGATCAAAGACCATGTATTGGTATCGAGGAAGTACTGGATCGTTATAGAGAACTTGTTCCTCAAGTTCGCCTAGCTG ATATTGTGGAGAACAGTGGACGTCGATATCATGTTCTGCTCATTATTGCGGATGGTCAG GTTACAAGAAGTTCCAACACAGGAATAGGTCAGTTAAGTCTGCaggaacaggaaacaattgacgCTATAGTTAAAGCGAG TGCATATCCGTTATCAATCGTTTTTGTTGGTGTTGGTGACGGACCCTGGGATATGATGAAGGAGTTTGACAATAATATTCCTCATCGAACATTTGATAATTTTCAG TTTGTGAATTTAACGGAAATCTTGAACCAAGATATCTCTATTGAGCAAATGCACTCAGAAATCGCTCTAGCAGCATTGATGGAAATACCTTCACAGTACCTTGCAACTTTAGAGCTTCAGGGTCTGGG CCACAGACACGAGAGGTGGAGGAGTCCACTACCTCCTCCTATTAATCACCAGCAATCACCTTTACCTTTTCCGACTGGTCAACAACCGCGTGATTGTTTTGCTAATAGTGATACTTCTTCCAATTCTCGCTCTGCAGAGGACACACGTGAAGAG GCAGTCTGTCCTATATGTCTTGACAATTCTAGAGATTTAGCTTTTGGATGTGGCCATCGG
- the LOC113320914 gene encoding E3 ubiquitin-protein ligase RGLG1-like isoform X1 — translation MSRYTQIDDNYDSIEQVVLALIQAGLESTSLIVGIDFTKSNERKGAISFNNKSLHHIGEVTNPYELAVTVIGETLSALNSEDNNLIPCFGFGDESTVDEDVFSFYSDQRPCIGIEEVLDRYRELVPQVRLAGPTSFAPIIETAIDIVENSGRRYHVLLIIADGQVTRSSNTGIGQLSLQEQETIDAIVKASAYPLSIVFVGVGDGPWDMMKEFDNNIPHRTFDNFQFVNLTEILNQDISIEQMHSEIALAALMEIPSQYLATLELQGLGHRHERWRSPLPPPINHQQSPLPFPTGQQPRDCFANSDTSSNSRSAEDTREEAVCPICLDNSRDLAFGCGHRTCQECGSELSLCPICRTPISIRIKLYS, via the exons ATGTCAAGATACACACAGATTGATGATAACTACGACAGCATAGAACAG GTGGTATTAGCTCTTATTCAAGCTGGTCTAGAATCCACAAGTTTGATCGTTGGGATCGATTTCACAAAGAGCAATGAGCGGAAAGGGGCTATATCATTCAACAACAAGTCTCTTCATCACATTGGAGAAGTGACAAACCCGTACGAGCTAGCAGTAACAGTTATTGGGGAAACTCTTTCAGCTCTGAATAGCGAGGACAATAATCTCATCCCTTGTTTTGGATTCGGAGATG AATCAACAGTTGATGAGGATGTATTTAGTTTTTATTCAGATCAAAGACCATGTATTGGTATCGAGGAAGTACTGGATCGTTATAGAGAACTTGTTCCTCAAGTTCGCCTAGCTG GGCCAACATCTTTCGCTCCTATAATTGAAACGGCTATAGATATTGTGGAGAACAGTGGACGTCGATATCATGTTCTGCTCATTATTGCGGATGGTCAG GTTACAAGAAGTTCCAACACAGGAATAGGTCAGTTAAGTCTGCaggaacaggaaacaattgacgCTATAGTTAAAGCGAG TGCATATCCGTTATCAATCGTTTTTGTTGGTGTTGGTGACGGACCCTGGGATATGATGAAGGAGTTTGACAATAATATTCCTCATCGAACATTTGATAATTTTCAG TTTGTGAATTTAACGGAAATCTTGAACCAAGATATCTCTATTGAGCAAATGCACTCAGAAATCGCTCTAGCAGCATTGATGGAAATACCTTCACAGTACCTTGCAACTTTAGAGCTTCAGGGTCTGGG CCACAGACACGAGAGGTGGAGGAGTCCACTACCTCCTCCTATTAATCACCAGCAATCACCTTTACCTTTTCCGACTGGTCAACAACCGCGTGATTGTTTTGCTAATAGTGATACTTCTTCCAATTCTCGCTCTGCAGAGGACACACGTGAAGAG GCAGTCTGTCCTATATGTCTTGACAATTCTAGAGATTTAGCTTTTGGATGTGGCCATCGG